The following is a genomic window from Candidatus Neomarinimicrobiota bacterium.
CTTATTCCTAAGAATGCCGATTTCGAAGGATTCAGATAGATTGAAAATTAGCGTATACGGATTAGGTTACGTAGGTTGTGTCCTCGCAGTATGCCTAAAAACAATGGGCCATGACGTAACCGGAGTGGACGTTGTCGTTGATAAAGTAGAAGCGATTAACTCAGGGAAGTTGCCCTTTTATGAACCGGACCTTGATGAAACCAACACTGCAAGCAGTACGGGGTCATTAATTGCCACAACCGACGGTTCGGAAGCCGTGAACGGCTCAGTAATATCTTTTGTGTGTGTAGGAACTCCGAGTACCGCTTCAGCGGGTGTAGATCTAAATCAAATCATATCAACCGTTAAAGAAATCGGTAGGTCGATAAAAGCTAAAGGGGAGAAACACTTAATTGTTATCAGAAGCACCATCCCCCCGGGAACCATTGATGAAGTTATAATACCACTTCTGAATGAAAATATTGGACTTAAAGAAGGTATAGA
Proteins encoded in this region:
- a CDS encoding nucleotide sugar dehydrogenase; its protein translation is MKISVYGLGYVGCVLAVCLKTMGHDVTGVDVVVDKVEAINSGKLPFYEPDLDETNTASSTGSLIATTDGSEAVNGSVISFVCVGTPSTASAGVDLNQIISTVKEIGRSIKAKGEKHLIVIRSTIPPGTIDEVIIPLLNENIGLKEGIDYEVCFYPEFLREGNAVADLLKPSLNVLGAQKNFPVEVMEEIFEQIDIPFELTDFKSAEMLKYACNAFHGLKVTFANEIGALSKEFEIDGAGVVCCGRGANREGGRRGKGFSHERDVPVLDGDKRAQRVNRST